The following are encoded together in the Tepidiforma bonchosmolovskayae genome:
- a CDS encoding ABC transporter substrate-binding protein: MPDSDNYWTRKLARKGITRRRLLGTAGVTGVGVAALGLVGCGDDDDDTGGGQATATKPPAGSPTAAASPTEAAKQKGGVVRFTSAGNTWDTFDIDRSRFTPVSTLFGWTNLGVVQWDSYTKGVIGGALAEKWEQPDKQTIVFTLRPNVYWHDKPPVNGRLAKADDIAKFIQRNVAGKLRDGTDDPNFYRKSAFQNVDKVEVVDEKTVKVTLKQPSPFFLNTLAGAYAKVQAPEAIDAFEKDYANLKPELVIGTGGMVLKSFKAEGELELVRNEKFYKQVNWDGVKYLNLFTDQSAQLAAFEQKQLDSFTPTQNAVADDLLKRYQGKITEFKQFSANPQAGTYYGGAAPWNNPNLIGAIFRAFDRRALIQSLLQGNAVLSGNVPPTQAAFTIPEKELITFPGYLEDRAKEEAEAKKMWEAGGGPALGEIIVDIPDIWEGLYSGGAALITNQLQKVLGNKFTAKIEPYSTITTKIVKQEYGNGKNNIWFGWITEITDPEPSLLNYLQYNSKQPQFKQFGVKIDKVDQLTDALMLEFDIAKRQEMNKEIVRELIKNYGAGIPYTLVGVSRIMRWNYFKTGEIVPFVTSHQAVTESWFDQKDPTWQGRPA, from the coding sequence GTGCCTGATTCCGACAACTACTGGACCCGTAAGCTCGCCCGCAAGGGCATCACCCGCCGCCGGCTCCTCGGCACCGCGGGCGTCACCGGCGTCGGCGTCGCCGCCCTCGGCCTCGTCGGCTGCGGCGACGACGACGATGACACCGGCGGCGGCCAGGCGACCGCCACGAAGCCGCCGGCAGGCTCGCCGACCGCTGCTGCATCGCCCACCGAAGCCGCAAAGCAGAAGGGCGGCGTTGTCCGCTTCACCTCCGCCGGCAACACCTGGGACACCTTCGATATCGACCGCTCCCGCTTCACGCCGGTCTCCACCCTCTTCGGCTGGACGAACCTCGGCGTTGTCCAGTGGGACAGCTACACAAAGGGCGTCATCGGCGGCGCGCTCGCCGAGAAGTGGGAGCAGCCGGACAAGCAGACCATCGTCTTCACCCTCCGCCCCAACGTCTACTGGCACGACAAGCCGCCCGTCAACGGCCGCCTTGCAAAGGCAGACGACATCGCCAAATTCATCCAGCGCAACGTCGCCGGCAAACTCCGCGACGGCACCGACGACCCGAACTTCTACCGCAAGTCCGCCTTCCAGAATGTCGACAAGGTCGAAGTTGTCGACGAGAAGACCGTCAAAGTCACCCTCAAGCAGCCCAGCCCGTTCTTCCTGAACACCCTCGCCGGCGCCTACGCCAAGGTCCAGGCCCCCGAGGCGATCGACGCCTTCGAAAAAGACTACGCCAACCTGAAGCCCGAGCTCGTCATCGGCACCGGCGGCATGGTCCTGAAGTCCTTCAAGGCTGAAGGCGAGCTCGAACTCGTCCGCAACGAGAAGTTCTACAAGCAGGTCAACTGGGACGGCGTGAAGTACCTCAACCTCTTCACCGACCAGTCGGCCCAGCTCGCCGCCTTCGAACAGAAGCAGCTCGACTCCTTCACCCCGACCCAGAACGCCGTCGCCGACGACCTCCTGAAGCGGTACCAGGGCAAGATCACCGAGTTCAAGCAGTTCTCGGCGAACCCCCAGGCCGGCACCTACTACGGCGGCGCGGCTCCGTGGAACAACCCCAACCTCATCGGCGCCATCTTCCGCGCCTTCGACCGCCGCGCCCTCATCCAGTCGCTCCTCCAGGGCAACGCCGTCCTCTCCGGCAACGTCCCGCCCACCCAGGCCGCGTTCACCATCCCGGAGAAGGAGCTCATCACCTTCCCCGGCTACCTGGAGGACCGCGCCAAGGAAGAGGCCGAGGCCAAGAAGATGTGGGAAGCCGGCGGCGGCCCGGCACTCGGCGAAATCATCGTCGACATCCCCGACATCTGGGAGGGCCTCTACTCCGGCGGCGCCGCCCTCATCACCAACCAGCTCCAGAAGGTGCTCGGCAATAAGTTCACCGCCAAGATCGAGCCCTACTCCACCATCACGACCAAAATCGTCAAGCAGGAGTACGGCAACGGGAAGAACAACATCTGGTTCGGCTGGATCACCGAGATCACCGACCCCGAGCCCTCCCTCCTCAACTACCTCCAGTACAACTCCAAGCAGCCGCAGTTCAAGCAGTTCGGCGTCAAAATCGACAAGGTCGACCAGCTCACCGACGCCCTCATGCTCGAGTTCGACATCGCCAAGCGGCAGGAGATGAACAAGGAGATCGTCCGCGAGCTCATCAAGAACTACGGCGCGGGCATCCCCTACACCCTCGTCGGCGTCTCCCGCATCATGCGCTGGAACTACTTCAAGACCGGCGAAATCGTCCCCTTCGTCACCAGCCACCAGGCCGTCACCGAATCCTGGTTCGACCAGAAGGACCCGACCTGGCAGGGCCGCCCGGCCTAG
- a CDS encoding M23 family metallopeptidase, with amino-acid sequence MDSIEFGPALLDGSHYIGLPISGTITAAFGSASIPQHAGGHTGVDIGAPQGTPVRAPAPGVVIDVRADDPVFGRAVELAHPGGWRTLYAHLARVDVLPGQPVRPGDGLGLCGSTGLSTGPHLHWGLARGHSPAIRGGGLADPLARIAAAPAWPEADRLLRAAAAAIFAGLQAAGVLFRSAADDDLAPYPPGSPQAQVRDIQRAANAFLARWLPPIETE; translated from the coding sequence ATGGACAGCATCGAATTCGGACCAGCCCTCCTCGACGGCAGCCACTATATCGGACTTCCAATCTCCGGCACCATTACCGCGGCATTCGGGTCCGCCTCCATCCCCCAGCACGCCGGCGGCCACACCGGCGTCGATATCGGCGCGCCGCAGGGCACGCCCGTCCGCGCGCCCGCACCCGGCGTCGTCATCGACGTCCGCGCCGATGACCCGGTCTTCGGCCGGGCCGTCGAACTCGCCCACCCGGGCGGCTGGCGAACCCTCTACGCCCACCTCGCCCGCGTCGATGTCCTGCCCGGCCAGCCGGTCCGCCCCGGCGACGGCCTCGGCCTCTGCGGCTCCACCGGGCTGAGCACCGGCCCGCACCTCCACTGGGGCCTCGCCCGCGGCCACTCCCCCGCCATCCGCGGGGGCGGCCTCGCCGACCCCCTCGCCCGCATCGCCGCCGCGCCCGCCTGGCCGGAGGCAGACCGCCTCCTCCGCGCCGCTGCGGCCGCCATCTTCGCCGGCCTCCAGGCCGCCGGCGTCCTCTTCCGCTCGGCCGCCGACGACGACCTCGCTCCCTACCCGCCCGGCTCCCCGCAGGCGCAGGTGCGCGACATCCAGCGCGCCGCCAACGCCTTCCTCGCCCGCTGGCTCCCGCCAATCGAAACGGAATAG